The DNA window ATCAGCTACGTCGGCATCCGATCTGATGAAGACCGATTAGGCTACATCAGTACCAAACCGAACATCAAAGCGGTGTTTCCGTTTAAGGATGACGGCATTGATTACGCGGGAGTAATGAAAATTTTGCAGGATAGCGGTATTGGCATGCCGCCGTACTTGAAATGGGGTCGGACGCATTCCGGTTGTTTCTTCTGTTTCTTCCAGCGCCCCATCGAATGGGTTCGTCTGCTTGAAAATCATCCCGAGCAGTTTGAAGCGGCGATGAAATATGAAAAAGTCAGTGATGATCCAGGCAAGACGTTTACCTGGAACGAGGGCATGCCATTAAGCGAACTGCGAAAGCCAGAAAACATCACTGCCATTAAACGTCGTTTTGGTGAGTTTGAGGAACGGCGAAAAGCCAACCGAGGTAACAAAAAGCTCGTCGAGGTATTGGCTGGTATGGAGCAGGATGATGATGGACCAAAAGCTTGCCTGATTTGCCAACTGTAGCCGTGCTGTTAACAAGTTGAAGATTACAATAGTATCATGAAATCCTCAAATGATATGGATTTTTTAGCCCTGAAATGGCTGGGAAAATTATCGCAATTAAGGACGGCAATCGGGGGCGAGCTTTGTAAAGGAAAGGCGCCACATAAGCCATTATTACTGCTCTCTTTGTTCGATATGGCTGAGGCAGGTATGGTGACCAGCCGCATGCTGACGCGCACACCAGAACTTGTTTTAAGATTCAAAACTTATGGCGCGCTGGTGACAGAACGCTGGCCGACCAAGCTCGATATGCGCATGCCGTTCTATTATCTCAAAACCCAGCAATTCTGGCAGCCGTTTACTTCACAACAGACGCCGGCAGCATCACCGGAAACATGCACACTGTGCGAAATGGACCAGGAATTCTTTACACTTCTCTCTGACCCGGTTTTTCGGGAAAAGGCGCGGTTGCTTTTGCTGTTCACTTACTTTGAACGCAAAGAAAGGCTGGCACTGCTTGAAAGCATGGGGCTGGCAACAAGGAATCTGGATACAATTGAATGGCAGATGGAAACCATTACCAAGGAGGCGGCGCAAGCAGCCAAACGCAAGGGCAGGAGTGCACGCTTTAAAGTGCAGGTTGTATCCACATATCAATTTACCTGTGCGCTAACTGGATTTCGCTGTTTGACGGGGGAAGGAGCAGTGGTTGTTGATGCCGCACATATCGAACAATGGGCACGCTCACAAAATGATGAACTCACCAATGGACTCGCGTTGTGCAAGAACGCCCATTGGATGTTTGATGAGGGCCTCTGGTCTGTTGGCGGCGATGGCAGAATTATTGTCGCCAGGGAACGTTTTTCTGAATCCGGACCGCAAGACTTAAAATTGGCGACCTATCACGGGCGAAGGTTGTGTTTTGCTGAGGGAGTGAAGTTACGGCCCAACATGGAAGCGCTAGAGCAGCATCGACATCATCACGGTTTTGCTTTATAAACGCGCCATATGGATCTGGACAGTCTCCATTATCCAGAAAAGACACACTATCTGGGACAGGTGTTTTCGGACACCACCAACTCTTATAAGTTGGTGTGGTTTCTGGCTACTCTGTCCTTGCTTGAGCGGCGGCGGACAGATGAACTGACGATGGCTGATATACTTTCCGAAATGGCAATTGTCGCTTGGCATCCGGTGTGCCTTTTCCGTCTCTCGCTAGGAAGGCAGGATAAGTTGCAAGAGGTCATTTTGGACTTGCAGCGCGAACACAACTTGGACGCAACCGATGAGGCCTCAGCTATTCGATTTGTGCTTGGCGAACCCTCAACCTGCAAAGCAAAACTGGCCCAATTTAAACGTTATGTTCCGACGCGATTTTTAACCCCATGGTTTGCTGAGGAGCTGCGTCCAATACCAGATGCTCGGCGCGGGCGTCAGATAAACCACCTTGCAAAGAACAGTCAGAAATCCCTTATCTCCAGCCCGTATTGGATTGACGGAGAGAGCATCCGATTCAACCAATCGTGGCTGCATTTTCTGACCGAAAATATGGGGGTTGTGCGTGCTTTTGCGGAACATCATTTTGCGCGCTACTTG is part of the Verrucomicrobiota bacterium genome and encodes:
- a CDS encoding phosphoadenosine phosphosulfate reductase family protein translates to MSGGKDSTALALYMRDRVPQMEYVFCDTDKELTETYDYLNRVEAFLGKKIIRLNAKAGFDHWLEVFGGYLPSPNMRWCTKLLKLKPFEDYVGEETVISYVGIRSDEDRLGYISTKPNIKAVFPFKDDGIDYAGVMKILQDSGIGMPPYLKWGRTHSGCFFCFFQRPIEWVRLLENHPEQFEAAMKYEKVSDDPGKTFTWNEGMPLSELRKPENITAIKRRFGEFEERRKANRGNKKLVEVLAGMEQDDDGPKACLICQL
- a CDS encoding HNH endonuclease, which codes for MKSSNDMDFLALKWLGKLSQLRTAIGGELCKGKAPHKPLLLLSLFDMAEAGMVTSRMLTRTPELVLRFKTYGALVTERWPTKLDMRMPFYYLKTQQFWQPFTSQQTPAASPETCTLCEMDQEFFTLLSDPVFREKARLLLLFTYFERKERLALLESMGLATRNLDTIEWQMETITKEAAQAAKRKGRSARFKVQVVSTYQFTCALTGFRCLTGEGAVVVDAAHIEQWARSQNDELTNGLALCKNAHWMFDEGLWSVGGDGRIIVARERFSESGPQDLKLATYHGRRLCFAEGVKLRPNMEALEQHRHHHGFAL